The proteins below are encoded in one region of Apium graveolens cultivar Ventura chromosome 4, ASM990537v1, whole genome shotgun sequence:
- the LOC141716819 gene encoding cyclin-dependent kinase C-2 C-like: MGCVSSKNLKSPFPSPTLCRPDSPIRTSSKHGGTNLDKIKEDHAQNDKVDFRKSSSLKKYRASSIRKSCGFPIRLGSFKSTQGSDDDDDDNGEQHVAAAWPAWLTAAAPQAVEDWQPLRSDTFRKLEKIGQGTYSSVYRARYVESGRLVALKKVRFNNMKPESVKFMAREIAILRRLDHPNVMKLEGIIASPSSTNIYLVFEYMEHDLSGLISNPDIRFSSAQIKCYMWQLLCGLEHCHSHGLIHRDIKTSNILVNNEGVLKIADFGLANFVTPTNQQQLTNRVVTLWYRPPEIFLGSTSYKETVDLWSVGCVFAEMFVGRPFLKGRNEVEQLHKIFKLCGTPSDEYWQISKLPLATMFKPQHHYESTLRESCNEFPPTAINLLETLLSIEAHKRGTASSALDSEYFRTGPYACDPSSLPKYSPSKEIDAKAHDNTRRNAGSRKPAPGPSRDLRKSQKPLQESSTSVNLEVDENHYVGRRISANSSKLRVLRATGSLRSSRPIYDDALSDMSKVSEISQAESTKIVPGNASLSIFPHANRRNQDAPSRLPMKRYSRSKTMIFIDPTAELHENQSSEHDVLKFSEEFTADCIDRYPRRPFSLDLTKTADPAGSQDSHTHQAFQKSRFSRDE; the protein is encoded by the exons ATGGGTTGCGTTAGCTCCAAGAATCTCAAATCACCTTTCCCCTCACCTACATTGTGTAGACCTGATTCCCCCATCAGGACTAGTAGTAAACATGGAGGTACAAACCTGGACAAGATAAAAGAGGATCATGCACAGAATGACAAGGTGGATTTTCGGAAATCATCATCTTTGAAAAAATACCGTGCCAGCAGCATCAGGAAAAGTTGTGGATTTCCTATTAGACTTGGAAGCTTCAAGTCGACACAAGGtagtgatgatgatgatgatgataatggTGAACAACATGTTGCTGCTGCTTGGCCTGCTTGGCTTACTGCTGCTGCTCCTCAGGCTGTTGAGGATTGGCAGCCTCTTCGCTCTGATACGTTTCGCAAATTAGAAAAG ATTGGGCAAGGTACATATAGCAGTGTTTACCGTGCACGCTATGTTGAAAGTGGTAGACTGGTTGCCCTGAAGAAGGTGCGTTTTAATAATATGAAACCAGAGAGTGTCAAGTTTATGGCACGAGAAATAGCAATTCTACGTAGGCTTGACCATCCCAACGTCATGAAGCTGGAGGGAATCATTGCTTCTCCGTCATCAACCAACATATACCTTGTATTTGAGTACATGGAACATGATCTTTCAGGACTAATCTCAAATCCTGACATCAGATTCTCTAGTGCACAG ATCAAGTGCTATATGTGGCAGCTATTATGTGGACTTGAACATTGTCATTCACATGGACTGATACATAGAGATATCAAAACATCAAATATACTGGTGAACAATGAAGGAGTATTGAAGATAGCAGATTTTGGTCTAGCAAATTTCGTTACTCCTACAAACCAGCAACAATTGACAAATCGTGTTGTCACTCTATGGTATAGGCCTCCTGAAATATTTCTGGGTTCAACCAGTTATAAGGAAACTGTGGATCTGTGGAGTGTAGGATGCGTATTTGCTGAGATGTTCGTGGGAAGGCCTTTTCTCAAAGGCAGAAATGAG GTTGAACAATTACATAAAATATTCAAGCTTTGTGGTACTCCATCTGATGAATACTGGCAAATATCCAAGCTTCCTCTAGCAACAATGTTCAAACCTCAGCATCATTATGAGAGTACTCTTAGAGAAAGCTGTAATGAATTCCCACCAACTGCCATCAACCTTTTAGAAACTTTGCTTTCTATAGAAGCGCACAAGCGTGGGACTGCTTCTTCTGCACTCGATTCAGAG TATTTCAGAACCGGACCTTACGCGTGTGATCCATCAAGCTTGCCGAAATACTCACCTAGCAAAGAGATTGATGCGAAGGCCCACGATAACACAAG AAGAAATGCTGGTTCCAGAAAGCCAGCCCCTGGACCCTCAAGAGACCTGAGGAAATCTCAGAAGCCCTTGCAAGAATCAAGCACTTCGGTTAACTTG GAGGTTGATGAAAATCATTATGTTGGTCGAAGAATTAGTGCCAACTCTTCAAAATTAAGGGTACTAAGAGCCACAGGGTCTCTCAGATCAAGTAGGCCAATATACGACGATGCCTTGTCAGATATGTCTAAAGTGAGTGAGATATCTCAAGCAGAGAGCACTAAGATAGTCCCAGGAAATGCATCATTAAGCATCTTTCCGCATGCCAACAGGAGAAATCAGGATGCACCATCTAGATTGCCTATGAAGAGATACTCGAGAAGTAAAACCATGATTTTTATAGATCCAACGGCTGAATTGCATGAAAATCAATCTAGTGAGCATGATGTTCTCAAATTTTCTGAAGAGTTTACTGCT gattgTATTGATCGATATCCAAGGCGTCCATTCTCACTGGACTTGACCAAGACAGCCGATCCGGCTGGAAGCCAAGATAGCCATACTCATCAGGCTTTTCAGAAATCCCGTTTCAGTAGAG ATGAATGA